A region from the Ctenopharyngodon idella isolate HZGC_01 chromosome 13, HZGC01, whole genome shotgun sequence genome encodes:
- the mcph1 gene encoding microcephalin isoform X7, producing MTGNTTSTAFLKDVVAYVDVWSASRMEDYSDPFIQQLLDMGAEVSKTLNKQVTHVVFKHGRPSTWKKAQKMGVRIVSVHWVARCKESNEHVDEDLFPAQNEESKFHLMNKRTHRCMQPRDFAIKTPENDRRLKKKFDKMMEDLIPSSPVVSDTSPFVIDEESGIVYSPSLKRSDSMAQRLREMRAQREHLSPTASQMQDSGPGCDSSLRSSLGASPTLSFLQQLEEEPLDCLSNSHCHSLKKRDEQEKQNCDKSITKITSKINHAPSESDTAMAMCNLANGESNEVPPLFLRSRRSLVNNTGGKKQSTLENFFHKTTSERKQSTLLKPETENIEISTELSGSPERPKSSLPESLTKTNHKNSKSIQHSKELQTNSKRSYSRNSSSARGCFTANKNAINNDESVTFKPVHKCQRKTSAPLCSADSIGDLPSQDDDGEVFEDIFSPANNALKRRVILFGSTSEAVHMSTFHLEDSNKKSKRLCSKKRKHENIDIKDLVDSSSPVDMMEEIVPETHGSKPECLSECLPQSPRFVEIKLKPLAKKQRTQTRLSSAVLSEVKERKSSVKLSPANKKNVSTAASPMSSSAVYTEQQIQKFLKPDPDLKCGIENRQMGLKIAGKENKSTAYGIIERSYEMCSKPDTMKKDKYMKKNRSLVMTSMPTESYGVWSTGSGFLKNLMSYQIIFQLRLGQPSR from the exons ATGACAGGAAACACCACGTCCACTGCATTCCTCAAAG ATGTGGTGGCGTATGTTGATGTGTGGTCTGCGAGCAGGATGGAGGATTACTCTGATCCGTTCATCCAGCAGCTGCTGGACATGGGTGCAGAG GTATCTAAGACACTCAACAAACAAGTGACCCATGTAGTCTTCAAACATGGCCGCCCGTCCACATGGAAGAAGGCCCAGAAAATGGGTGTAAGGATTGTTTCTGTCCACTGGGTAGCAAG ATGCAAAGAAAGTAATGAACATGTAGATGAAGATCTTTTTCCTGCTCAGAATGAAGAATCCAAATTTCATCTTATGAATAAAAGAACc cATCGTTGCATGCAGCCTAGAGATTTTGCTATAAAGACCCCTGAGAATGACAGgcgactgaaaaaaaaatttgacaaaATGATGGAAGACCTGATCCCCTCGTCCCCTGTTG ttTCTGACACTTCTCCATTCGTTATTGATGAGGAAAGTGGAATAGTCTACAGTCCCTCTTTAAAACGCTCTGACAGCATGGCTCAGCGACTGAGAGAAATGAGAGCTCAACGTGAACATCTCTCACCCACTG CCTCGCAGATGCAAGACAGTGGCCCAGGATGTGATTCATCCTTGAGATCTTCCCTTGGGGCATCTCCAACTTTGTCTTTCTTGCAACAGCTAG AGGAAGAGCCTTTGGATTGTTTATCAAACTCTCATTGTCACTCCTTGAAGAAAAGAGATGAACAAGAGAAGCAGAACTGCGATAAGTCAATAACGAAAATAACAAGTAAAATAAACCACGCACCTTCTGAATCAGACACAGCCATGGCCATGTGTAATCTGGCTAATGGTGAAAGTAATGAAGTCccaccattatttttaagatcaAGACGGTCTTTAGTGAACAACACTGGAGGAAAGAAGCAGTCTACTTTAGAGAATTTCTTTCATAAAACCACttctgaaagaaaacaaagcaCACTCCTCAAACCAGAAACTGAAAACATTGAAATATCAACAGAGTTATCTGGCAGCCCTGAAAGACCTAAAAGTTCCCTGCCCGAAAGCctcacaaaaacaaatcacaaaaacaGCAAAAGTATACAGCACTCCAAAGAACTGCAGACCAACTCTAAACGTTCCTATTCCAGGAATTCATCTTCAGCACGCGGTTGTTTCACAGCAAATAAAAATGCCATTAATAATGATGAATCTGTTACTTTCAAGCCTGTTCATAAATGTCAACGTAAAACTTCTGCTCCACTGTGTTCAGCTGACTCAATTGGTGATCTTCCTAGTCAAGATGATGATGGTGAGGTGTTTGAAGACATCTTCTCACCAGCCAACAATGCCCTTAAGCGGAGGGTCATTTTGTTTGGTTCAACCTCAGAAGCAGTGCACATGTCCACTTTTCACCTAGAGGATTCAAACAAGAAGAGCAAGAGATTGTGTAGTAAAAAGcgaaaacatgaaaatattgatattaaaGACTTGGTTGACTCATCAAGCCCTGTGGATATGATGGAGGAAATTGTTCCTGAGACACATGGCTCAAAGCCTGAATGTTTGTCTGAGTGTTTGCCTCAGTCACCCAGGTTTGTAGAAATAAAACTCAAGCCGTTGGCAAAGAAACAGAGGACGCAAACTAGGCTAAGCTCTGCTGTTCTCTCTGAAGTGAAGGAACGTAAAAGCTCGGTCAAACTCAGTCCTGCTAACAAAAAGAATGTATCAACGGCTGCCTCTCCAATGTCATCCTCTGCGGTTTACACAGAGCAGCAAATACAGAAGTTTCTCAAACCCGACCCTGATCTCAAATGTGGTATTGAAAACAGACAGATGGGTTTAAAAA TTGCAGGGAAAGAGAATAAAAGCACAGCTTATGGGATCATTGAGAGAAGTTATGAAATGTGCAGCAAACCGGATACTATGAAAAAGGACAAGTACATGAAG
- the mcph1 gene encoding microcephalin isoform X6, translated as MTGNTTSTAFLKDVVAYVDVWSASRMEDYSDPFIQQLLDMGAEVSKTLNKQVTHVVFKHGRPSTWKKAQKMGVRIVSVHWVARCKESNEHVDEDLFPAQNEESKFHLMNKRTHRCMQPRDFAIKTPENDRRLKKKFDKMMEDLIPSSPVVSDTSPFVIDEESGIVYSPSLKRSDSMAQRLREMRAQREHLSPTASQMQDSGPGCDSSLRSSLGASPTLSFLQQLEEEPLDCLSNSHCHSLKKRDEQEKQNCDKSITKITSKINHAPSESDTAMAMCNLANGESNEVPPLFLRSRRSLVNNTGGKKQSTLENFFHKTTSERKQSTLLKPETENIEISTELSGSPERPKSSLPESLTKTNHKNSKSIQHSKELQTNSKRSYSRNSSSARGCFTANKNAINNDESVTFKPVHKCQRKTSAPLCSADSIGDLPSQDDDGEVFEDIFSPANNALKRRVILFGSTSEAVHMSTFHLEDSNKKSKRLCSKKRKHENIDIKDLVDSSSPVDMMEEIVPETHGSKPECLSECLPQSPRFVEIKLKPLAKKQRTQTRLSSAVLSEVKERKSSVKLSPANKKNVSTAASPMSSSAVYTEQQIQKFLKPDPDLKCGIENRQMGLKIAGKENKSTAYGIIERSYEMCSKPDTMKKDKYMKKNRSLVMTSMPTESYGVWSTGSGFLKNLMSYQIIFQLRLGWMFEE; from the exons ATGACAGGAAACACCACGTCCACTGCATTCCTCAAAG ATGTGGTGGCGTATGTTGATGTGTGGTCTGCGAGCAGGATGGAGGATTACTCTGATCCGTTCATCCAGCAGCTGCTGGACATGGGTGCAGAG GTATCTAAGACACTCAACAAACAAGTGACCCATGTAGTCTTCAAACATGGCCGCCCGTCCACATGGAAGAAGGCCCAGAAAATGGGTGTAAGGATTGTTTCTGTCCACTGGGTAGCAAG ATGCAAAGAAAGTAATGAACATGTAGATGAAGATCTTTTTCCTGCTCAGAATGAAGAATCCAAATTTCATCTTATGAATAAAAGAACc cATCGTTGCATGCAGCCTAGAGATTTTGCTATAAAGACCCCTGAGAATGACAGgcgactgaaaaaaaaatttgacaaaATGATGGAAGACCTGATCCCCTCGTCCCCTGTTG ttTCTGACACTTCTCCATTCGTTATTGATGAGGAAAGTGGAATAGTCTACAGTCCCTCTTTAAAACGCTCTGACAGCATGGCTCAGCGACTGAGAGAAATGAGAGCTCAACGTGAACATCTCTCACCCACTG CCTCGCAGATGCAAGACAGTGGCCCAGGATGTGATTCATCCTTGAGATCTTCCCTTGGGGCATCTCCAACTTTGTCTTTCTTGCAACAGCTAG AGGAAGAGCCTTTGGATTGTTTATCAAACTCTCATTGTCACTCCTTGAAGAAAAGAGATGAACAAGAGAAGCAGAACTGCGATAAGTCAATAACGAAAATAACAAGTAAAATAAACCACGCACCTTCTGAATCAGACACAGCCATGGCCATGTGTAATCTGGCTAATGGTGAAAGTAATGAAGTCccaccattatttttaagatcaAGACGGTCTTTAGTGAACAACACTGGAGGAAAGAAGCAGTCTACTTTAGAGAATTTCTTTCATAAAACCACttctgaaagaaaacaaagcaCACTCCTCAAACCAGAAACTGAAAACATTGAAATATCAACAGAGTTATCTGGCAGCCCTGAAAGACCTAAAAGTTCCCTGCCCGAAAGCctcacaaaaacaaatcacaaaaacaGCAAAAGTATACAGCACTCCAAAGAACTGCAGACCAACTCTAAACGTTCCTATTCCAGGAATTCATCTTCAGCACGCGGTTGTTTCACAGCAAATAAAAATGCCATTAATAATGATGAATCTGTTACTTTCAAGCCTGTTCATAAATGTCAACGTAAAACTTCTGCTCCACTGTGTTCAGCTGACTCAATTGGTGATCTTCCTAGTCAAGATGATGATGGTGAGGTGTTTGAAGACATCTTCTCACCAGCCAACAATGCCCTTAAGCGGAGGGTCATTTTGTTTGGTTCAACCTCAGAAGCAGTGCACATGTCCACTTTTCACCTAGAGGATTCAAACAAGAAGAGCAAGAGATTGTGTAGTAAAAAGcgaaaacatgaaaatattgatattaaaGACTTGGTTGACTCATCAAGCCCTGTGGATATGATGGAGGAAATTGTTCCTGAGACACATGGCTCAAAGCCTGAATGTTTGTCTGAGTGTTTGCCTCAGTCACCCAGGTTTGTAGAAATAAAACTCAAGCCGTTGGCAAAGAAACAGAGGACGCAAACTAGGCTAAGCTCTGCTGTTCTCTCTGAAGTGAAGGAACGTAAAAGCTCGGTCAAACTCAGTCCTGCTAACAAAAAGAATGTATCAACGGCTGCCTCTCCAATGTCATCCTCTGCGGTTTACACAGAGCAGCAAATACAGAAGTTTCTCAAACCCGACCCTGATCTCAAATGTGGTATTGAAAACAGACAGATGGGTTTAAAAA TTGCAGGGAAAGAGAATAAAAGCACAGCTTATGGGATCATTGAGAGAAGTTATGAAATGTGCAGCAAACCGGATACTATGAAAAAGGACAAGTACATGAAG
- the mcph1 gene encoding microcephalin isoform X5 — MTGNTTSTAFLKDVVAYVDVWSASRMEDYSDPFIQQLLDMGAEVSKTLNKQVTHVVFKHGRPSTWKKAQKMGVRIVSVHWVARCKESNEHVDEDLFPAQNEESKFHLMNKRTHRCMQPRDFAIKTPENDRRLKKKFDKMMEDLIPSSPVVSDTSPFVIDEESGIVYSPSLKRSDSMAQRLREMRAQREHLSPTASQMQDSGPGCDSSLRSSLGASPTLSFLQQLEEEPLDCLSNSHCHSLKKRDEQEKQNCDKSITKITSKINHAPSESDTAMAMCNLANGESNEVPPLFLRSRRSLVNNTGGKKQSTLENFFHKTTSERKQSTLLKPETENIEISTELSGSPERPKSSLPESLTKTNHKNSKSIQHSKELQTNSKRSYSRNSSSARGCFTANKNAINNDESVTFKPVHKCQRKTSAPLCSADSIGDLPSQDDDGEVFEDIFSPANNALKRRVILFGSTSEAVHMSTFHLEDSNKKSKRLCSKKRKHENIDIKDLVDSSSPVDMMEEIVPETHGSKPECLSECLPQSPRFVEIKLKPLAKKQRTQTRLSSAVLSEVKERKSSVKLSPANKKNVSTAASPMSSSAVYTEQQIQKFLKPDPDLKCGIENRQMGLKIAGKENKSTAYGIIERSYEMCSKPDTMKKDKYMKKNRSLVMTSMPTESYGVWSTGSGFLKNLMSYQIIFQLRLLWKQPQHLSAE, encoded by the exons ATGACAGGAAACACCACGTCCACTGCATTCCTCAAAG ATGTGGTGGCGTATGTTGATGTGTGGTCTGCGAGCAGGATGGAGGATTACTCTGATCCGTTCATCCAGCAGCTGCTGGACATGGGTGCAGAG GTATCTAAGACACTCAACAAACAAGTGACCCATGTAGTCTTCAAACATGGCCGCCCGTCCACATGGAAGAAGGCCCAGAAAATGGGTGTAAGGATTGTTTCTGTCCACTGGGTAGCAAG ATGCAAAGAAAGTAATGAACATGTAGATGAAGATCTTTTTCCTGCTCAGAATGAAGAATCCAAATTTCATCTTATGAATAAAAGAACc cATCGTTGCATGCAGCCTAGAGATTTTGCTATAAAGACCCCTGAGAATGACAGgcgactgaaaaaaaaatttgacaaaATGATGGAAGACCTGATCCCCTCGTCCCCTGTTG ttTCTGACACTTCTCCATTCGTTATTGATGAGGAAAGTGGAATAGTCTACAGTCCCTCTTTAAAACGCTCTGACAGCATGGCTCAGCGACTGAGAGAAATGAGAGCTCAACGTGAACATCTCTCACCCACTG CCTCGCAGATGCAAGACAGTGGCCCAGGATGTGATTCATCCTTGAGATCTTCCCTTGGGGCATCTCCAACTTTGTCTTTCTTGCAACAGCTAG AGGAAGAGCCTTTGGATTGTTTATCAAACTCTCATTGTCACTCCTTGAAGAAAAGAGATGAACAAGAGAAGCAGAACTGCGATAAGTCAATAACGAAAATAACAAGTAAAATAAACCACGCACCTTCTGAATCAGACACAGCCATGGCCATGTGTAATCTGGCTAATGGTGAAAGTAATGAAGTCccaccattatttttaagatcaAGACGGTCTTTAGTGAACAACACTGGAGGAAAGAAGCAGTCTACTTTAGAGAATTTCTTTCATAAAACCACttctgaaagaaaacaaagcaCACTCCTCAAACCAGAAACTGAAAACATTGAAATATCAACAGAGTTATCTGGCAGCCCTGAAAGACCTAAAAGTTCCCTGCCCGAAAGCctcacaaaaacaaatcacaaaaacaGCAAAAGTATACAGCACTCCAAAGAACTGCAGACCAACTCTAAACGTTCCTATTCCAGGAATTCATCTTCAGCACGCGGTTGTTTCACAGCAAATAAAAATGCCATTAATAATGATGAATCTGTTACTTTCAAGCCTGTTCATAAATGTCAACGTAAAACTTCTGCTCCACTGTGTTCAGCTGACTCAATTGGTGATCTTCCTAGTCAAGATGATGATGGTGAGGTGTTTGAAGACATCTTCTCACCAGCCAACAATGCCCTTAAGCGGAGGGTCATTTTGTTTGGTTCAACCTCAGAAGCAGTGCACATGTCCACTTTTCACCTAGAGGATTCAAACAAGAAGAGCAAGAGATTGTGTAGTAAAAAGcgaaaacatgaaaatattgatattaaaGACTTGGTTGACTCATCAAGCCCTGTGGATATGATGGAGGAAATTGTTCCTGAGACACATGGCTCAAAGCCTGAATGTTTGTCTGAGTGTTTGCCTCAGTCACCCAGGTTTGTAGAAATAAAACTCAAGCCGTTGGCAAAGAAACAGAGGACGCAAACTAGGCTAAGCTCTGCTGTTCTCTCTGAAGTGAAGGAACGTAAAAGCTCGGTCAAACTCAGTCCTGCTAACAAAAAGAATGTATCAACGGCTGCCTCTCCAATGTCATCCTCTGCGGTTTACACAGAGCAGCAAATACAGAAGTTTCTCAAACCCGACCCTGATCTCAAATGTGGTATTGAAAACAGACAGATGGGTTTAAAAA TTGCAGGGAAAGAGAATAAAAGCACAGCTTATGGGATCATTGAGAGAAGTTATGAAATGTGCAGCAAACCGGATACTATGAAAAAGGACAAGTACATGAAG